The Staphylococcus saprophyticus subsp. saprophyticus ATCC 15305 = NCTC 7292 genome contains the following window.
GTTAGGCAAGGATTAGAATTTTTATTATCAACGGTAGAAGATTTAGAGGTTATAGGTGGATTTTCAGATGGTCAAACCTTTTTAGATTATCTAGAAAACAACACGTTACCCGATATTGTATTATTAGATTTAGTAATGCCAGAAATGAATGGTATTGAAATTACAGAATGGATGAAGAAAAAATATCCAAATGTAAAAATATTAGTGTTAACAAGTTATATTGATGATGAACATGTTATTTCTGCAATTGATAAAGGTGCAGATGGTTATGAGATGAAAGATGTAGAGCCTGAGCAATTAATAAAAACAATAAAACATGTTCTTGCAGGAGAAAAAATTATTCATCCTCAAGCACAACATGTCATTGAAACAGTAAGTAAAAAGCCACATTATGCAAACAAGCTTTCAAAAAGGGAATCAGAAGTACTTACGGAAATGGCAAAAGGTAAAACAAATAAAGAAATTGCAGAAACACTTTTTGTATCAGAGAAAACAATTAAAACGCATGTTAGCCATATATTTAGTAAACTTCAAGTAACGGATCGTACACAGGCGGCAATTTATGCTATGCAAAACAATTTAATATAGTGTGTAATAAAACGATCATAAATAATGTCATGGCATGGTAATATATCTATTTTGGTGAATTCTTACTTTAATTTATATAAAAATACTATATAATAAATAGTAATAACTAAAAGGGGGA
Protein-coding sequences here:
- a CDS encoding response regulator, whose product is MSRIILVDDHHIVRQGLEFLLSTVEDLEVIGGFSDGQTFLDYLENNTLPDIVLLDLVMPEMNGIEITEWMKKKYPNVKILVLTSYIDDEHVISAIDKGADGYEMKDVEPEQLIKTIKHVLAGEKIIHPQAQHVIETVSKKPHYANKLSKRESEVLTEMAKGKTNKEIAETLFVSEKTIKTHVSHIFSKLQVTDRTQAAIYAMQNNLI